Proteins encoded within one genomic window of Procambarus clarkii isolate CNS0578487 chromosome 31, FALCON_Pclarkii_2.0, whole genome shotgun sequence:
- the LOC138370236 gene encoding uncharacterized protein — translation MSRYPGNLLDVPLPRQPPTCPVTQITSHTPLPRQPPTCPVTQITTHTPLPRQPPTCPVTQTTFYMSRYPGNLPYVPLPRQPPTCPVTQATSYMSRYPGNLPHVPLPRQPLTCPVTQATSHMSRYPDNHPHTVTQATSYMSRYPDNLLHVPLPRQPPTCPVTQTTSHMSRYPDNFPQTVTQTTSYTPCYPENLPHAPLPRKPHTHPVVQKTSYMPCYPGNFPHELLPGPQDKHQQTRHKRANLILT, via the coding sequence ATGTCCCGTTACCCAGGCAACCTCCTAGATGTCCCGTTACCCAGGCAACCTCCCACGTGTCCCGTTACCCAGATAACCTCCCACACACCGTTACCCAGGCAACCTCCCACATGTCCCGTTACCCAGATAACCACTCACACACCGTTACCCAGGCAACCTCCTACATGTCCCGTTACCCAGACAACCTTTTACATGTCCCGTTACCCAGGCAACCTCCCATATGTCCCGTTACCCAGGCAACCTCCCACATGTCCCGTTACCCAGGCAACCTCCTACATGTCCCGTTACCCAGGCAACCTCCCACATGTCCCATTACCCAGACAACCTCTTACATGTCCTGTTACCCAGGCAACCTCCCACATGTCCCGTTACCCAGATAACCACCCACACACCGTTACCCAGGCAACCTCCTACATGTCCCGTTACCCAGACAACCTCTTACATGTCCCGTTACCCAGGCAACCTCCCACATGTCCCGTTACCCAGACAACCTCCCACATGTCCCGTTACCCAGACAACTTCCCACAGACCGTTACCCAGACAACCTCCTACACACCCTGTTACCCAGAAAACCTCCCACATGCCCCGTTACCCAGGAAACCTCATACACACCCTGTTGTCCAGAAAACCTCCTACATGCCCTGTTACCCTGGTAACTTCCCACATGAActgctacccgggccacaggacaaACACCAGCAAACCAGACATAAGAGGGCTAATCTCATCTTGACTTAA